The following proteins come from a genomic window of Clostridia bacterium:
- a CDS encoding thiamine diphosphokinase has translation MPGEGRIWAVVAGGAMSHEDTLRALAREGAFLCCADAGLDHVLRLGLTPDLALGDFDSASAEALARIREAGIPMERHPVAKDASDGELALRRALASGAREVHLFGAAGDRLDQTLATALLLPRFERRGVPVFAYAPGWRFRALVPAPDRRPVVWRVPARPGATISLVPLDRRCRGVHIRGAAYPLRDAVLVRERTLGTSNEARSNRVDVAVREGALLVLWSD, from the coding sequence AGGCGGCGCGATGTCCCACGAGGACACGCTGCGGGCGCTTGCCCGCGAAGGCGCGTTTCTCTGCTGCGCGGACGCGGGATTGGATCACGTCCTGCGCCTCGGCCTCACGCCGGACCTGGCGCTCGGCGACTTCGACTCCGCGAGCGCCGAAGCCCTGGCGCGCATCCGCGAAGCGGGCATCCCCATGGAGCGCCACCCCGTGGCCAAGGACGCGTCGGACGGCGAGCTGGCCCTGCGGCGAGCCCTCGCTTCGGGAGCGCGCGAGGTCCACCTCTTCGGAGCGGCCGGCGACCGGCTTGACCAGACGCTGGCCACGGCGCTCCTCCTGCCCCGCTTCGAACGGCGAGGCGTGCCCGTCTTCGCGTACGCGCCGGGCTGGCGGTTCCGCGCGCTCGTCCCGGCGCCGGATCGGCGCCCGGTCGTCTGGCGCGTGCCGGCGCGGCCGGGCGCGACGATTTCCCTTGTGCCGTTGGACCGGCGCTGCCGGGGCGTGCACATCCGCGGCGCGGCGTATCCGTTGCGCGACGCCGTGCTCGTCCGGGAGCGCACGCTGGGCACCAGCAACGAAGCCCGCTCGAACCGCGTCGACGTCGCCGTCCGGGAAGGCGCCCTC